One Salvia splendens isolate huo1 chromosome 12, SspV2, whole genome shotgun sequence genomic window carries:
- the LOC121757618 gene encoding uncharacterized protein LOC121757618: MLEEIRTSQMERIQIRGPWIKSYDHAVPPVIKELVEKWYARASSWRATWNEQSSYQVIGPSGQYVVNMRDFTCSCRLWQLTGILCTHAIATINKNDDDVTRFVSRYYLKSTMIMLYENVLYPINGVDNWPKSTSDGALELAPPQTVTAC; the protein is encoded by the coding sequence ATGTTGGAGGAGATTCGAACAAGTCAGATGGAAAGAATTCAGATCAGAGGCCCTTGGATCAAAAGCTACGATCACGCAGTCCCTCCTGTTATCAAGGAGCTTGTTGAAAAGTGGTACGCGAGGGCTTCATCGTGGAGGGCTACATGGAACGAACAGTCTTCGTATCAAGTAATTGGGCCGTCTGGCCAATATGTTGTCAACATGCGTGATTTCACATGCTCCTGCAGATTGTGGCAGCTAACCGGAATCCTGTGCACACATGCTATCGcaacaatcaacaagaatgACGACGACGTGACGCGATTTGTCTCCCGATATTATTTGAAGTCAACAATGATCATGTTGTACGAGAATGTCCTTTACCCCATCAATGGGGTGGACAATTGGCCCAAGTCTACTTCTGATGGTGCGTTGGAACTGGCGCCCCCGCAGACAGTGACAGCGTGTTAG
- the LOC121757616 gene encoding secreted RxLR effector protein 161-like, with translation MTTPMESYLKLAKDEGKLLADATLFRQLVGSLFYLPITRPHLSITRPDISFSVGVISQFMGKPREPQLIAAKRILRYIKNTLHFILHYKQGTSFLLSGFVDADWAGDMNDRRSTIGYCFDRGSAAISWCSKKQSTVALSNCEADGCSRVYLAQEARPRNFCDLKYSVLIRCDNVMLEQNTSKCITILFEKRF, from the coding sequence ATGACTACTCCTATGGAGTCATACTTGAAGTTAGCTAAAGATGAAGGAAAGTTGCTAGCAGATGCAACACTTTTTCGCCAACTTGTTGGTAGTTTATTCTATTTACCTATCACGAGGCCTCACTTATCTATCACGAGGCCTGACATTTCTTTCTCTGTTGGAGTCATATCACAGTTTATGGGAAAGCCACGAGAGCCACAATTGATTGCAGCAAAGCGAATTCTTCGCTACATCAAGAACACTCTGCATTTCATATTGCATTATAAGCAAGGAACATCATTCTTATTGAGTGGTTTTGTAGATGCAGATTGGGCCGGTGATATGAATGATAGACGCTCAACAATAGGCTATTGTTTCGATAGGGGATCAGCAGCAATCTCGTGGTGCAGCAAAAAGCAAAGCACAGTTGCCCTCTCAAATTGTGAGGCCGATGGCTGTTCAAGAGTATATTTGGCTCAAGAGGCTCGTCCAAGAAATTTTTGTGACTTGAAGTATTCGGTTTTGATTCGTTGTGATAATGTCATGCTCGAACAAAACACATCGAAGTGCATCACCATTTTGTTCGAGAAAAGATTTTGA